The following proteins are co-located in the Methanobacterium sp. Maddingley MBC34 genome:
- a CDS encoding cell division ATPase MinD, archaeal (PFAM: CobQ/CobB/MinD/ParA nucleotide binding domain~TIGRFAM: cell division ATPase MinD, archaeal) — translation MSRFIALASGKGGVGRTSLTFNLGVALSLFGEEVVMLDLDLMMSNMDVITGLLNPEVTLHDVLMRDKAVQDCVYQVNQGALVIPTGMHFETLKTINPNYVSWKRIMEEISSYGNIFLMDLPSGINSNIFEALPEDTEAILVTNSTMPAVADALKIRILLNELNIEILGFVLNMWYEDNFLLSVNEIESILEVPMISVISYDREMDRSIALGSSVMELNPASPISNEIMQLAADLVGKQYKPVQPDKAGIMERLKKFVGILPENK, via the coding sequence ATGTCAAGATTTATTGCTCTGGCATCTGGAAAAGGAGGAGTGGGAAGAACATCCCTTACTTTTAACTTAGGAGTAGCCCTAAGTCTTTTCGGTGAAGAAGTGGTCATGTTGGACCTGGACCTGATGATGTCCAACATGGATGTTATCACTGGACTTCTAAATCCAGAAGTGACTCTCCATGATGTGCTAATGCGTGACAAGGCAGTTCAGGACTGTGTCTACCAGGTAAATCAAGGAGCACTGGTAATACCAACAGGAATGCACTTCGAAACCCTTAAAACCATCAATCCTAACTATGTATCCTGGAAGAGGATAATGGAGGAAATCTCATCCTACGGAAACATATTCCTCATGGACTTACCCTCAGGAATTAACTCCAACATATTTGAAGCTCTACCAGAAGATACTGAAGCCATTTTGGTGACTAATTCCACCATGCCTGCAGTTGCAGATGCTTTGAAAATCAGAATTCTTTTAAATGAACTAAACATCGAAATACTTGGTTTTGTCTTAAACATGTGGTACGAAGATAATTTCCTCTTATCAGTTAATGAAATCGAGTCTATACTGGAAGTACCCATGATTTCAGTGATATCCTATGACCGGGAGATGGATCGTTCCATAGCACTGGGAAGTTCAGTAATGGAGTTAAACCCGGCTTCCCCCATCAGTAACGAAATAATGCAACTGGCAGCGGATCTGGTTGGAAAACAATATAAACCAGTCCAGCCGGATAAAGCCGGAATCATGGAAAGGCTCAAAAAGTTTGTGGGTATATTACCTGAGAATAAATAA
- a CDS encoding cell division ATPase MinD, archaeal (PFAM: CobQ/CobB/MinD/ParA nucleotide binding domain~TIGRFAM: cell division ATPase MinD, archaeal): MTRVITVASGKGGVGKTTITANLGVALATYGEEVIVLDADVAMANLELILGMEGKSVTLHDVLSGDADIEDAIYEGPGGVKVVPAGISLEGLRKIKMDRLESALEILIESTDILLIDAPAGLEKDALAAIAAAQEMILVTTPEVPSISDALKTKIVANRLGVDILGVVINREQHDKTFLTISEIETILEVPVIAVIPEDNEVSRAAAFGEPLVVKNPKSPTSNAIMQLGADLIGEEYQPIEPDKKGVISKLVEGLLGRR; encoded by the coding sequence ATGACGAGAGTGATAACAGTTGCATCAGGGAAGGGCGGAGTTGGGAAAACAACTATCACTGCAAATTTAGGTGTGGCCCTGGCTACTTACGGAGAAGAGGTCATAGTTTTGGATGCAGATGTGGCCATGGCTAACCTGGAACTGATCCTGGGTATGGAAGGAAAATCAGTGACTCTGCATGATGTTCTTTCTGGAGATGCGGATATTGAGGATGCTATTTATGAGGGACCAGGTGGTGTTAAAGTAGTCCCTGCTGGAATATCACTGGAAGGTCTTCGTAAGATCAAAATGGATCGTCTGGAAAGTGCCCTGGAAATACTCATTGAAAGTACGGATATTCTCCTTATTGATGCCCCTGCTGGGTTGGAAAAGGATGCACTGGCTGCCATAGCTGCGGCTCAGGAAATGATCTTAGTCACCACTCCAGAGGTACCATCCATCAGCGACGCCCTCAAAACCAAAATCGTCGCCAACCGATTGGGTGTGGACATCCTAGGAGTAGTTATCAACAGAGAACAGCACGATAAAACTTTCTTAACCATCAGTGAGATCGAAACCATCCTTGAAGTACCGGTAATCGCTGTAATCCCTGAAGACAATGAAGTAAGCCGAGCAGCAGCATTCGGAGAACCATTAGTGGTTAAAAATCCTAAATCCCCAACCAGTAATGCAATCATGCAACTGGGAGCTGATCTAATTGGTGAAGAGTACCAGCCAATTGAACCAGATAAAAAAGGAGTCATATCCAAACTGGTGGAAGGACTGCTGGGAAGGAGATAA
- a CDS encoding hypothetical protein (PFAM: Uncharacterized protein conserved in archaea (DUF2226)), whose amino-acid sequence MEMPITKPSMVSYADELDFSKLMEDLANDHKNGFIRVTSRSEEGYILYKDGKQVAASYERFSKIEALEKINSALENKNTLIEVFDVGPSQVDYLLDLNKPYAIDADSNVYDVIGELKKSATDTSKKPPEKEISPEITESGKAESINNSVEDVILAEKITESPVTDEKPDISLNENSSSNEHTKKPETIENIESSPNSVEVDESVDMAPVEKAVELSVADKLEKSLNEPLKEPENEVEVKSSPSVEVDESADASSADNVVESSAVDKKVEPSLNKTELETELSETSSADEIEEKPVDRSELLKKYGIKDVQDGDVENLLQSYKGGIIDDDDVERVELVLMNLIKKSVLGIPKIKGTEVMVFLDNYKELTGTINIITEYESQGFLNRFMGQSRTATNLRRQIINIAEIAIKKSFRQYPEVVEKFEINVEFS is encoded by the coding sequence ATGGAAATGCCCATAACCAAACCATCAATGGTTTCATATGCTGACGAGCTGGATTTCTCGAAATTAATGGAAGATCTGGCCAATGATCATAAAAACGGGTTTATTAGGGTTACTTCGCGTTCAGAAGAAGGATATATTCTTTATAAAGATGGAAAACAGGTAGCTGCTTCCTATGAAAGATTTTCTAAGATAGAAGCACTGGAAAAAATAAATTCCGCATTGGAAAATAAAAATACATTAATTGAGGTCTTTGATGTGGGGCCCTCCCAGGTGGACTACCTACTGGATCTCAACAAACCATACGCCATCGATGCAGATTCCAATGTTTACGATGTAATTGGTGAACTGAAAAAATCAGCAACTGATACTTCTAAAAAACCTCCTGAAAAGGAGATAAGCCCTGAAATTACAGAATCAGGCAAAGCAGAGTCTATTAATAACTCCGTTGAAGATGTAATATTGGCTGAAAAAATAACTGAATCACCAGTTACTGATGAAAAACCTGATATATCTTTAAATGAGAATTCGTCTTCAAATGAACATACTAAAAAACCAGAAACGATTGAAAATATAGAATCTTCACCTAATTCTGTTGAGGTGGATGAATCTGTTGATATGGCACCAGTTGAGAAAGCAGTTGAGTTATCTGTAGCTGATAAATTGGAAAAATCATTAAATGAACCTCTGAAAGAACCTGAAAATGAAGTAGAGGTAAAATCTTCTCCTTCTGTTGAGGTGGATGAATCTGCTGATGCATCATCGGCTGATAATGTTGTTGAGTCTTCTGCAGTTGATAAAAAAGTAGAACCATCTTTGAATAAAACTGAGTTAGAAACAGAGTTATCTGAAACTTCAAGTGCTGATGAAATTGAAGAGAAGCCTGTTGATCGTTCGGAACTTCTAAAAAAGTATGGTATTAAAGATGTTCAGGATGGGGATGTTGAAAACCTGCTCCAATCATATAAAGGTGGTATCATCGATGATGATGACGTGGAAAGGGTAGAATTGGTCCTGATGAACCTAATTAAAAAATCGGTACTGGGGATTCCCAAAATCAAAGGAACCGAAGTCATGGTTTTCCTTGATAACTACAAGGAACTAACTGGAACCATTAACATTATCACTGAATATGAAAGTCAAGGGTTTTTAAACCGGTTTATGGGGCAGAGTAGAACTGCCACTAACCTCAGAAGGCAGATCATTAACATCGCCGAAATTGCCATTAAAAAGAGCTTCAGACAGTACCCTGAAGTTGTGGAAAAATTCGAGATTAATGTTGAATTTAGTTAA
- a CDS encoding hypothetical protein (PFAM: Protein of unknown function (DUF552)), whose amino-acid sequence MKDIMDYLKKNLGLEEEEGKEDQETIIVPDHSFYEIVLMKVHNLDEFDYALSQVLEEKNPIIMDISILEKNSLDDFKLAGEKLKAFRDNNGGEAILLCKNGRNIIIITPAEIKLIRK is encoded by the coding sequence ATGAAGGACATCATGGATTATTTAAAGAAAAATCTTGGATTGGAAGAAGAGGAAGGGAAAGAGGATCAGGAAACAATCATAGTCCCGGACCACTCATTCTATGAGATAGTTTTAATGAAGGTCCATAACCTTGATGAGTTTGATTATGCTTTGTCCCAAGTGTTAGAGGAAAAAAATCCAATTATAATGGACATTAGTATCTTGGAAAAGAATTCTTTAGACGATTTTAAATTAGCTGGGGAGAAATTAAAGGCATTTCGGGATAACAATGGTGGAGAAGCCATTTTATTATGTAAAAATGGTAGGAATATTATAATAATTACTCCTGCAGAAATAAAATTGATCCGAAAGTAA
- a CDS encoding hypothetical protein (PFAM: Protein of unknown function (DUF1611)) — MYFVTSVQDLQELNPFIIIGCGGGGEKFSNFSGIESVGFIDDNKKKQGQQFCNHIISSSLEEVVANTDARSVAIMLPIGAEGSALKYAVQAIDLGLNVICSFRSLSLDCNQSLLAFAESKGVQIKEISSRLDVIKSIFGTAPETCTEILPKLDYKPEVPVVFVGGTSQECGKRTTTRILGKTATEYGLNAGVISTDEMGLEQPADLNFRAGSLSVMDVASAVMGSIKYVEEEKSPDIIFVEGQSSLTERGNPHPRGLSAAILVGAQPDATIVCHRFNHPYRQPVGIAEEIRAIEAVEPTKVVGISLNLRNFTESTSKDILFSQCQEKYGLPAADIYHGGASILLDAIIEYTGIGDVEK, encoded by the coding sequence TTGTATTTTGTAACTTCTGTTCAGGACTTGCAAGAACTTAACCCATTTATAATCATCGGATGCGGTGGTGGTGGGGAAAAATTCTCTAATTTCAGCGGAATAGAATCCGTTGGTTTCATAGATGACAATAAGAAAAAACAGGGTCAACAATTTTGTAATCATATTATCTCGTCCAGTTTAGAGGAAGTGGTGGCTAACACCGATGCCCGTAGTGTAGCTATAATGCTGCCAATCGGTGCGGAAGGATCTGCCCTTAAATATGCAGTTCAAGCTATTGATTTAGGTTTGAATGTAATTTGTTCTTTTAGATCTCTTTCCCTAGATTGTAATCAATCATTACTGGCTTTTGCTGAATCTAAAGGTGTTCAAATAAAAGAAATAAGCTCACGCCTTGATGTGATAAAATCAATATTTGGTACCGCACCAGAAACCTGTACCGAAATCCTCCCAAAACTTGATTATAAACCTGAAGTACCGGTGGTTTTTGTGGGAGGCACATCTCAGGAATGTGGAAAAAGAACTACCACCCGTATCCTGGGAAAAACAGCAACTGAATATGGATTAAATGCTGGAGTTATATCCACGGATGAAATGGGATTGGAGCAACCAGCTGACCTGAATTTCCGTGCTGGTAGTTTATCTGTAATGGATGTTGCCTCTGCTGTAATGGGCAGCATAAAATATGTTGAGGAAGAAAAGAGCCCGGACATTATATTTGTGGAAGGGCAATCCAGCCTTACTGAAAGGGGAAACCCACATCCTAGGGGTTTATCAGCAGCCATACTTGTAGGGGCACAACCTGATGCCACCATTGTCTGTCACAGGTTCAACCATCCTTACCGCCAGCCTGTGGGAATAGCAGAAGAGATTCGAGCCATAGAGGCCGTAGAACCCACCAAAGTAGTGGGAATCTCTCTTAATCTGAGGAATTTTACTGAAAGTACGTCCAAAGATATTCTATTTTCCCAGTGTCAGGAAAAATATGGGCTTCCTGCTGCTGATATTTATCACGGTGGAGCGTCAATATTATTAGATGCGATAATTGAATATACAGGTATAGGGGACGTTGAAAAATGA
- a CDS encoding hypothetical protein (PFAM: Roadblock/LC7 domain) yields the protein MIERILKDLGRINGVSGSLVVGKDGLIIESEVPTDIDSELVAAMASAVFGTAERSAEEMKHEPLQQVMIEGSKGKTLMIDAGEGILVVIADIGINLGLIRIEMRRSAERVIEFLT from the coding sequence ATGATAGAAAGAATACTTAAAGATTTAGGACGAATTAATGGGGTAAGCGGCTCTTTAGTAGTCGGAAAAGACGGTTTGATAATAGAAAGCGAAGTTCCAACAGATATAGATTCTGAGTTGGTTGCTGCGATGGCTTCTGCTGTTTTTGGTACAGCAGAACGTTCCGCGGAGGAAATGAAACATGAACCACTTCAACAGGTGATGATCGAGGGTAGTAAAGGTAAAACCCTGATGATTGATGCGGGTGAAGGTATACTGGTAGTGATTGCAGACATAGGTATTAACCTTGGTCTCATCAGGATCGAAATGCGCCGCAGTGCTGAACGAGTGATTGAATTCCTAACTTAG
- a CDS encoding 2-phosphoglycerate kinase (PFAM: 3H domain), giving the protein MRKPYVILIGSASGIGKSTIASELAKELGIKHLIETDFIREIVRGIIGPDYAPALHKSSFDAYVTLKDKQRYDGNTASLISAGFEEHASFVIPAIEKVIKRAVDDYDDLVIEGVHLVPGFLDIDKFKEDANIHFFVLTADEDVHKERFVKRAMKIKRGGKHLEYFKENRIINNYLVKQALEHRIPVINNLGINETKKRMLTLIKEICKEMIFRHSVDQLELETDIILNKYEGRIMDVSYFLPGFGEPLKRKVNVYDPSEAKRFIKLLQENPKRKKDLEGLYELSGNVHRHKICAPDEESLKAMIKELGEKELLYQFDKEE; this is encoded by the coding sequence TTGAGAAAACCTTACGTTATACTCATTGGAAGTGCTTCGGGGATTGGAAAATCAACCATCGCTTCTGAGTTAGCTAAAGAGCTGGGTATTAAACATCTGATTGAAACTGATTTTATAAGGGAAATAGTGAGGGGGATCATTGGTCCAGATTATGCACCTGCTCTTCACAAGTCTTCATTCGATGCTTATGTAACCCTGAAGGACAAACAACGATATGATGGCAATACTGCCAGTTTGATAAGTGCTGGTTTTGAAGAACACGCGTCTTTCGTCATACCGGCAATTGAAAAGGTTATAAAAAGGGCAGTTGATGACTACGATGATCTGGTAATTGAAGGAGTGCATCTGGTTCCTGGATTTTTAGATATAGATAAGTTTAAAGAAGACGCAAACATCCACTTTTTTGTACTAACTGCCGATGAGGACGTACATAAAGAAAGATTTGTTAAAAGGGCCATGAAGATAAAACGGGGCGGGAAACACCTGGAATATTTCAAAGAAAACCGCATAATTAACAATTATCTGGTTAAACAAGCCCTGGAACATCGCATCCCTGTCATCAACAACCTGGGCATTAACGAAACCAAGAAAAGGATGCTCACTCTGATTAAAGAGATTTGTAAAGAGATGATATTCCGCCATTCAGTTGACCAGTTAGAACTGGAGACTGATATCATCCTCAATAAATACGAAGGCCGTATAATGGATGTTTCTTACTTCCTCCCTGGTTTTGGCGAACCCCTGAAGAGAAAAGTTAACGTGTATGACCCTTCCGAGGCAAAACGATTCATTAAACTTCTCCAGGAGAATCCTAAACGTAAAAAAGATCTGGAAGGACTCTATGAACTTTCTGGAAATGTGCACCGTCACAAAATCTGCGCACCAGATGAAGAAAGTCTCAAGGCCATGATCAAAGAACTGGGTGAAAAAGAGCTGCTCTATCAATTCGACAAGGAAGAATAG
- a CDS encoding ZPR1-related zinc finger protein (PFAM: ZPR1 zinc-finger domain~TIGRFAM: ZPR1-related zinc finger protein; ZPR1 zinc finger domain), translated as MSKMFADCPICNAHQSMEVTTKTEIIPYFGEIMESTLLCSECGYKHADTICIDQKEPVKYTLLVGKDNLNARVVKSQSTTITIPEIGLKVEPGPQSQGYVSNVEGVLKRFEKAVKTALSWAEEDHVKQNAVQILEDIERVKNGQKKVTLVLEDPFGHSIVMDDAAVRSELTVEEIKNLKTGFATFENEELEINEDDESKPS; from the coding sequence TTGAGTAAAATGTTTGCTGACTGTCCCATATGTAATGCACACCAAAGTATGGAAGTCACAACCAAAACTGAAATAATCCCTTACTTTGGGGAAATCATGGAATCAACCCTTTTATGCAGTGAATGTGGCTACAAACATGCCGATACAATTTGCATTGACCAGAAAGAACCTGTTAAGTACACCTTACTTGTTGGGAAGGACAATTTAAACGCAAGGGTTGTTAAATCACAATCAACCACCATAACCATACCAGAAATAGGGCTTAAGGTTGAACCAGGACCCCAATCCCAGGGATACGTTTCCAATGTAGAAGGAGTACTGAAACGTTTTGAAAAAGCCGTTAAAACTGCCCTATCATGGGCTGAAGAGGACCATGTGAAACAAAACGCAGTTCAGATACTGGAAGATATTGAAAGAGTGAAAAATGGTCAAAAAAAAGTTACCCTGGTGTTAGAGGACCCATTTGGTCACAGTATCGTCATGGATGATGCTGCAGTTAGGAGTGAATTGACTGTAGAAGAGATTAAAAATCTGAAAACGGGTTTTGCCACCTTTGAAAATGAAGAACTGGAAATTAATGAAGATGATGAATCTAAACCAAGTTAA
- a CDS encoding nicotinate-nucleotide pyrophosphorylase (carboxylating) (PFAM: Quinolinate phosphoribosyl transferase, C-terminal domain; Quinolinate phosphoribosyl transferase, N-terminal domain~TIGRFAM: nicotinate-nucleotide pyrophosphorylase), whose amino-acid sequence MGAIMRQDLAKMVYEDIGFEDITTRALIPPGLQSRGQIIAREAGVVAGVELVVAIFAEFAVETKILARDGENIKRGQIIMEISGDPRSILSVERTVLNLLMRMSGIATLTDNVIKMVRSVNPDVVVAGTRKTTPGLQFFEKNAIRSGGGDTHRYRLDDSVLIKDNHLALVGGVAEAISRARKYVSFTKKIEIEVENLEEALQAAHAGADIIMLDNMDPEEVITVLTALEDGNLRGNVIIEVSGGINLDNITQFAKTGVDVISTGYITHSARSLDLSLDLEKIH is encoded by the coding sequence ATGGGTGCGATTATGAGACAGGATCTGGCTAAGATGGTTTATGAGGATATAGGCTTTGAAGATATAACCACCCGTGCATTGATACCCCCAGGATTACAGTCTAGGGGTCAAATCATAGCCAGAGAAGCAGGGGTAGTTGCCGGAGTGGAACTGGTAGTAGCTATTTTCGCCGAGTTTGCAGTGGAAACAAAAATACTGGCGAGGGATGGTGAAAATATAAAGCGAGGCCAGATTATAATGGAAATATCAGGTGATCCTCGCAGCATTCTCAGTGTGGAAAGAACAGTGCTTAACCTCCTGATGCGCATGAGTGGTATTGCCACCCTCACTGATAATGTTATTAAAATGGTTCGCAGTGTTAATCCTGATGTTGTAGTGGCCGGGACCCGTAAAACCACCCCTGGACTTCAATTTTTTGAGAAAAATGCCATAAGATCTGGTGGAGGAGATACCCATCGCTACCGGCTGGATGATAGTGTTCTAATAAAGGATAACCATTTAGCCCTGGTGGGAGGAGTGGCTGAAGCAATATCCCGAGCCAGAAAGTATGTCAGTTTCACCAAAAAAATTGAAATTGAGGTAGAAAACCTGGAAGAAGCCCTGCAAGCTGCTCATGCGGGAGCCGATATTATAATGTTGGATAATATGGATCCTGAAGAGGTTATAACTGTTTTAACTGCACTTGAAGATGGAAACCTCCGTGGTAATGTGATAATTGAAGTTTCAGGTGGTATCAATTTAGATAACATAACCCAGTTTGCAAAGACCGGGGTTGATGTGATCTCCACCGGATACATCACTCACTCTGCAAGATCATTGGACTTAAGCTTAGACTTAGAGAAAATACATTAA
- a CDS encoding ribonuclease Z (TIGRFAM: ribonuclease Z), translated as MELIFLGTSSALPTIKRNHSSIALKAFGEIMLFDCGEGTQRQMARIKLSPMKVDHIFITHLHGDHFLGLPGMIQSMAFRGRKESLHIYGPEGMIKTVENIKNLGYYALSFPIHTYEVMEGVVLQTNEYLIECCPTHHSILNLAYSVEEKRSPKFLREKAIQLGLKPGPDFGKLQKGIPVELEGTLIKPEQVLGAKRKGRKIVYSGDTKPCPEMVQFAIHADVLIHESTYESAQESKALENGHSTTTHAAMIAKEAEVSELILTHISTRYRDSDTLRQEASLVFDKVVVAEDLMNIEVKRHEIH; from the coding sequence ATGGAATTAATATTTTTAGGAACCTCATCCGCACTCCCCACCATTAAACGAAATCATTCCTCCATTGCCTTAAAAGCCTTTGGAGAGATAATGCTCTTTGATTGTGGAGAGGGAACTCAGCGTCAGATGGCTCGAATTAAACTGAGCCCCATGAAGGTGGATCACATTTTCATCACCCACCTCCATGGTGATCACTTCCTGGGACTACCCGGCATGATCCAGTCCATGGCTTTCAGAGGCCGGAAGGAATCTTTACACATCTACGGGCCGGAAGGAATGATAAAAACCGTGGAAAATATTAAAAATTTGGGTTACTATGCCTTATCATTTCCCATACATACTTATGAAGTAATGGAAGGTGTTGTTCTCCAGACCAACGAATATCTGATTGAATGTTGTCCCACCCACCATTCTATCCTTAATCTAGCTTACTCTGTTGAAGAAAAAAGATCCCCAAAATTTCTCCGGGAAAAAGCCATCCAACTGGGATTGAAACCCGGACCAGATTTCGGGAAACTACAAAAAGGCATCCCTGTGGAGTTAGAGGGGACCCTGATAAAACCAGAACAGGTACTCGGAGCAAAAAGGAAAGGAAGAAAAATAGTTTACTCCGGGGATACTAAACCCTGCCCAGAAATGGTTCAATTCGCCATTCATGCTGATGTGCTGATACACGAATCAACCTATGAATCAGCGCAGGAATCAAAAGCCCTTGAAAATGGACATTCCACCACCACTCATGCGGCGATGATTGCTAAAGAAGCAGAAGTATCTGAATTGATTCTAACTCATATAAGCACCCGTTACCGAGATAGTGATACTCTCAGACAAGAAGCAAGCCTGGTATTTGATAAGGTAGTAGTGGCTGAAGATCTTATGAATATCGAGGTGAAACGCCATGAAATACACTGA
- a CDS encoding small-conductance mechanosensitive channel (PFAM: Mechanosensitive ion channel): MATDPLYIDLIKIAIILIAAFIIIKWTSHIIKRTGTRFSLEPTLIQILNEIIKYSIIAIALTLALNEIGVNINSLIISFGIVGIAVGFAARDTLSNFIAGLFILADKSFRVGDIIEMSGQSGKVVKVGFRITIIKTVDNKLITIPNSTFSKGAYINSTAQETRRVGLDINIPYELELEQTVNYLVEAASNCKWALPEPKPNVLIKEMTDTGIKATLNVWINDPWEVATYRSQLALKVKRLLVVEDLS, encoded by the coding sequence ATGGCCACTGACCCCCTGTACATTGATCTGATAAAAATTGCCATAATTCTCATAGCTGCATTTATCATTATCAAATGGACCAGTCATATTATTAAAAGAACTGGAACTCGATTTAGTTTAGAACCTACTCTGATTCAGATTTTAAATGAGATCATTAAATACTCCATAATCGCCATAGCCTTAACCCTCGCTTTAAATGAAATTGGAGTGAATATAAACTCCCTAATCATCAGTTTTGGTATTGTGGGTATAGCGGTTGGTTTCGCAGCCCGGGACACCCTCTCCAACTTCATCGCCGGCCTCTTTATACTGGCAGATAAAAGTTTTAGAGTGGGAGACATCATTGAAATGTCCGGTCAAAGTGGTAAAGTGGTTAAAGTTGGATTCAGAATTACCATCATCAAAACTGTAGACAATAAACTCATAACCATCCCCAATTCAACCTTTTCCAAGGGCGCCTACATTAATTCCACTGCTCAGGAAACCCGTAGAGTGGGATTGGATATTAACATCCCTTATGAACTGGAACTGGAACAGACTGTTAACTATCTGGTGGAAGCAGCATCTAATTGCAAATGGGCACTCCCTGAGCCAAAACCAAATGTGCTTATAAAAGAAATGACAGATACAGGTATAAAAGCTACTTTAAATGTCTGGATCAATGATCCATGGGAAGTAGCCACCTATAGAAGCCAGTTAGCCCTGAAAGTTAAGAGGCTTTTGGTGGTTGAAGATTTATCGTAA
- a CDS encoding sortase (surface protein transpeptidase) (PFAM: Sortase family~TIGRFAM: LPXTG-site transpeptidase (sortase) family protein) → MSKYKIFSILIILACVTLAASIAMAGYEQMQNVTKAQKSVKDYQEKMSNPVNALDPTDLTTSHMNAQLSIPKLNVNATIRSDTVNAYNSVYHYPESVMPGKPGECGILGHRTTYSGLFTNIASLEPGDQAIIKDFTQRKKYVYEVTSNGNDIRWDYKTNPIRFSQEGQARLLIVTCYPPGKKEAAWITHFKMVSSSSY, encoded by the coding sequence ATGTCAAAATATAAAATTTTTTCCATTCTAATAATATTGGCGTGTGTCACGCTGGCAGCAAGCATAGCCATGGCTGGTTACGAGCAGATGCAGAACGTTACCAAAGCCCAGAAGAGTGTTAAAGATTATCAGGAGAAAATGAGTAACCCGGTGAACGCACTGGATCCCACTGATCTCACCACTTCACATATGAATGCCCAGTTAAGCATCCCAAAACTCAACGTGAATGCAACCATCCGATCAGACACCGTAAATGCTTATAACTCTGTTTATCATTATCCTGAAAGTGTTATGCCTGGCAAACCAGGAGAATGCGGTATTCTAGGCCATAGGACAACATATTCCGGTTTATTTACCAACATAGCTTCCCTTGAACCTGGTGATCAGGCTATTATCAAGGATTTCACCCAGCGAAAGAAATACGTCTATGAAGTCACCTCCAATGGAAATGATATACGCTGGGACTACAAAACCAACCCTATTCGATTTTCACAGGAAGGACAGGCACGTTTATTGATTGTTACTTGTTACCCTCCGGGTAAAAAAGAAGCTGCATGGATTACTCACTTTAAAATGGTATCCAGCAGTAGCTATTAA
- a CDS encoding NADH:ubiquinone oxidoreductase chain I-like protein — translation MVEILVDEDACVGCGSCVDDCPNDVYKMNEEKWKTEVVNVDDCMACLSCHEICPAQAMTHKDIHVAKRLYIDRRVTEVLERII, via the coding sequence ATGGTTGAAATCCTAGTAGACGAAGATGCATGTGTTGGATGTGGATCCTGTGTGGATGACTGCCCCAATGACGTGTACAAAATGAATGAAGAAAAATGGAAAACAGAAGTGGTAAATGTCGACGACTGTATGGCATGCCTCTCCTGCCATGAAATCTGCCCTGCACAGGCCATGACCCACAAAGATATTCACGTGGCTAAAAGGCTCTACATCGATCGCAGAGTGACTGAAGTGCTTGAAAGAATTATCTGA